From Colias croceus chromosome 27, ilColCroc2.1, one genomic window encodes:
- the LOC123703673 gene encoding uncharacterized protein LOC123703673, which translates to MYADDLQLYTQCSLFDLHNSVKTMNADLKSIADWSNKYGLSINPSKTQAIIIGSPQLIAKVDWTAIPSIQINNTPIPYSATAKNLGLHFDQTFSWTVQLNAVRKKMFGVAASLRRLRNILPIPTKIALAQSLLFPILDYADVCYPDLTECQLNSLERLQNLCIRFIFGLRKYDHISEFRARLKWFPIRLRRNTHILHLLYSILFDPKTPPYLKQNFSYVSSNHSLALRSSNNLTLSFPHHHSKFFHSSFTVTAISLWNALPEVVRRAQSLPIFKKELRNHYASLSQD; encoded by the coding sequence ATGTATGCTGACGATTTACAACTGTACACGCAATGTTCTCTATTTGATTTACATAACTCCGTGAAAACTATGAATGCTGACCTAAAAAGTATTGCCGACTGGAGTAATAAATATGGCCTATCTATTAACCCGTCCAAAACGCAAGCAATTATCATAGGAAGTCCTCAATTAATTGCCAAAGTGGATTGGACCGCTATTCCTTCCATCCAAATCAACAACACTCCTATTCCCTATTCCGCTACCGCTAAAAACCTCGGCTTGCACTTTGACCAAACCTTCTCCTGGACGGTACAACTCAACGCAGTACGCAAAAAGATGTTTGGTGTCGCTGCTTCCCTTAGGCGACtacgaaatattttaccaattcCCACTAAAATTGCGCTTGCACAGTCCCTTCTATTCCCTATTTTAGACTATGCAGATGTCTGTTATCCCGACCTCACCGAATGCCAGCTCAACTCCCTTGAGCGACTGCAAAACCTGTGTATCCGATTTATATTTGGACTGCGTAAATACGACCACATTTCTGAATTTAGAGCCAGGCTCAAGTGGTTTCCAATTCGCCTTCGCCGGAATACTCACATACTCCACCTCTTGTATTCCATTCTATTTGATCCTAAAACTCCTCCTTACCTGAAACAAAACTTTTCCTACGTATCTTCCAACCATTCCCTAGCTTTACGATCCTCGAACAACCTGACATTATCTTTCCCTCATCATCAttcaaaattctttcactCTTCCTTTACTGTCACCGCCATTTCGCTATGGAATGCATTACCCGAGGTTGTGAGGAGAGCTCAAAGCCTGcctatttttaaaaaggagCTAAGGAACCATTATGCTTCCTTATCACAAGATTGA